A section of the Oncorhynchus gorbuscha isolate QuinsamMale2020 ecotype Even-year linkage group LG04, OgorEven_v1.0, whole genome shotgun sequence genome encodes:
- the LOC124034063 gene encoding NADPH oxidase activator 1-like produces the protein MLYTEFLRLWDEAVKAVDARDWQGALSKLNQITEPTSRTLFLTASAHLALGQLEPAIQALDQTIAKDERLAVGFFQRAGAFMMASRLEEALNDCTSAQKHMRGNMVIDYKQLGLRYKLYSWQVLYNAAAVHSRLDQLDKARDILISASQEKGRGGRGGNMEVALDMISRGEVLPVLLVPEGQVFRPRKQDVEQLGERDFLGKPKVISSMIPNDDFGGFEPLRVQKPGYYEPKVDRVEDSRYMCLRTPYISRGPGQLTVPGGAMVFVFSDMERDGLAMVIHDGQKGLVPMTLLDPVDIKKSKGRRNNKSIPSGIPLPPGLRPPTRPRNQPSPIASPPESPVRQTPPPSYASATHPPISSTPLRKYTSTVDSPTELDPTSPQGAEAGSVVVKVHYRYTVALSVPLDTPYDDLQERIAHKLGQPASHLRLRHRQHGSQVLKPLDGEEGLRALLEVAGRTTLWCQTEDRLDNRTILYQMVALYDYAAEGPEDLEFSEGDSIDILSEVNEEWLEGHCAGYIGIFPSCFAYREAKTPTTRGATFTGDGGGHVPPTF, from the exons ATGTTGTACACAGAGTTTTTGCGGTTGTGGGATGAGGCGGTAAAGGCAGTGGATGCCAGAGACTGGCAGGGAGCCCTGTCTAAACTCAACCAGATCACTGAACCTACCTCCCGGACTCTGTTTCTGACTGCCTCAGCTCACCTCGCCTTGGGGCAGCTGGAGCCTGCCATCCAG GCTCTAGACCAGACCATAGCAAAGGATGAGCGACTTGCAGTTGGCTTCTTCCAAAGAGCTGGAGCATTCATGATGGCTAGCAG GCTGGAGGAGGCTCTGAATGACTGTACCTCGGCTCAGAAACACATGAGAGGGAACATGGTCATTGATTACAAACAGCTGGGGCTACGCTACAAGCTCTACAGTTGGCAG GTCTTGTATAACGCAGCAGCTGTCCACTCTAGACTGGACCAGTTGGACAAAGCCCGGGACATTCTGATCTCAGCCTCCCaggagaaaggaagagggggGCGAGGAGGGAACATGGAGGTGGCTTTAGACATGATCTCT aggggagaggtgcTGCCTGTCCTCCTGGTGCCAGAGGGGCAGGTGTTCCGCCCCAGGAAACAGGACGTAGAacagctgggagagagagacttcctGGGCAAACCAAAG GTCATTTCCTCTATGATTCCCAATGATGACTTTGGTGGATTTGAACCTCTCAGGGTTCAG AAACCTGGATACTACGAGCCCAAGGTGGATAGAGTGGA GGATTCTCGATACATGTGTCTGCGTACCCCCTACATATCCAGGGGCCCTGGTCAGCTGACGGTGCCAGGGGGAGCCATGGTGTTTGTCTTCAGTGATATGGAAAGAGATGGACTGGCCATGGTCATACACGATGGACAG AAAGGACTTGTCCCCATGACACTGCTAGACCCAGTGGATATCAAGAAGTCCAAAGGCAGGAGAAATAATAAA AGTATTCCCAGTGGGATCCCCCTCCCACCGGGCCTCAGGCCGCCCACTCGCCCACGGAACCAGCCCAGCCCCATAGCATCTCCTCCGG AGAGCCCAGTTagacagacaccaccaccatcctATGCCTCTGCCACCCACCCACCAATCAGTTCCACCCCGCTACGCAAGTACACATCCACAGTAGACAGCCCCACTGAACTG GATCCCACTTCACCCCAGGGAGCAGAGGctgggtctgtggtggtaaaGGTGCATTACAGATACACCGTGGCTCTGAGTGTCCCTTTAGACACGCCGTACGATGACCTACAGGAGAGAATTGCACACAAATTGGGGCAGCCAGCCTCACACTTGCGCCTCAG acACAGGCAGCATGGCTCCCAGGTGCTGAAGCCtctggatggggaggaggggctcaGGGCCCTGCTGGAGGTGGCAGGCAGAACCACACTGTGGTGCCAG ACTGAGGACCGCCTGGACAACCGTACCATTCTCTACCAGATGGTGGCACTGTATGACTATGCAGCAGAGGGCCCAGAGGACTTGGAGTTCAGTGAGGGAGACTCTATTGACATTCTCAGTGAAG TCAACGAAGAGTGGCTGGAGGGACACTGTGCTGGTTACATTGGCATCTTCCCCAGCTGTTTTGCCTACCGGGAAGCAAAGACTCCCACAaccaggggtgcaactttcactggggacggaGGGGGTCAtgtcccccccacattctga